A window of Malania oleifera isolate guangnan ecotype guangnan chromosome 5, ASM2987363v1, whole genome shotgun sequence contains these coding sequences:
- the LOC131155985 gene encoding uncharacterized protein LOC131155985, with product MESNWCSKKGSQRRAAAIPPPPPQAQPQRTASEAHSWFMSFFSEFQSFPNDMRNGLYSLQENYSSLDQHLTQIEQARDSSSHGDSMDTSSIPYSNDSLEEDKEENEGDKEGDDKEEEIEDDGTEETEKEDEASKEGSKEENDDEDSTIGPDA from the coding sequence atgGAATCAAATTGGTGTTCCAAAAAAGGTAGTCAACGAAGGGCAGCTGCTATACCACCTCCTCCACCTCAGGCTCAACCACAAAGAACCGCATCTGAAGCCCATTCTTGgttcatgtctttcttttctgaGTTTCAATCCTTCCCTAATGACATGCGTAATGGTCTTTATTCTCTTCAGGAAAATTACTCTTCCTTAGACCAACATCTCACACAAATTGAACAGGCACGAGATAGTTCTTCTCATGGTGATTCTATGGACACCAGCTCTATACCTTATAGTAATGACTCTTTAGAAGAAGATAAGGAGGAAAATGAAGGAGATAAGGAAGGAGATGATAAAgaggaagaaattgaagatgatggtACTGAAGAAACTGAAAAAGAAGATGAAGCTTCTAAGGAAGGCTCcaaagaagaaaatgatgatgaagataGTACTATTGGACCTGATGCTTGA